Genomic window (Pristiophorus japonicus isolate sPriJap1 chromosome 9, sPriJap1.hap1, whole genome shotgun sequence):
gaagttacactaaacctttacaaatcactagtTAGGATCATAGGacgggagtaggtcattcagcccctcgagcctgttctgtcattcaatgaggtcagggctgatctgcgacctaattctACACACCCATCTTTGGTTCATATCCTATAATATCTTTGGTTTTCCAAAAAAaagttatcaatctcagatttaacaattgatctagcatcacctggatccactctggagcatccgcgatgctgaggatgccgtgaatagcacgttgagtgagttggtcttaccgcaggtaaaggtgacACAAACAGATaaggaatgggagaccaacaggaagagcagtggaaggaaggtagtgccagggtcccctgcggtcatccccctccaaaacagatacactgttttgggtactgctggggcggatgactcatcaggggaggccaGCACCAGCCAAGTCAATGGcattgtgggtggctctgctgcacaggagggcaggaaaaagagtaggagagctatagtagtaggggattctattgtaaggggaatagatagacatttctgcggccgcaatcgggactccaggatgtatgttgcctccctggtgcaagggtcaagaatgtctcggagcaggtgcaaggcattctgaaaagggagggtgaacagtcagttgtcgtggtgcatatactaACGTGGTactaacgatacaggtaaaaagcaggatgaggtcctacaaggtgaatttaaggagctaggagtcaaattaaaaagtagaacctcaaaggtagcaatctcaggattgctaccagtgtcacgtgttagtcagtgtaggaatcgcaggatagctaagatgaatatgtggcttgaagagtggtgcagaagggaggaattcaaattcctgggacattggcaccgttctgggggaggtggaaccagtacaaacaggatggtctgcacctgtgcaagaccgaaaccaatgtccttgggggactgtttgctagtgctgttggggtgggttaaactaatatggcagggaatgggaacctatgcagggagacatagggaagtagaatgggggcagaagcaaaagatagaaagaagaaaagtaaaagtggagggcagagaaacccaaggcaaaaatcaaaaagggccacattacagcaaacttctaaaggggcaaaatgtgttaaaaagacaagcctgaaggatctgtgcctcaatgcgaggagtatttgtaataaggaggacgaattaactgcacaggcagcaattaatgaatatggtataattggcatcacggacacatggctccagggtgatcatggctgggaactcaacatccaggggtattcaacatttaggaaggatagacggaaaggaaaatgaggtgggataactttgctgcttaaagaggaaattaacgcaatagtaagggaggacattagcttggatgatgtagtatttctatgggtggagctgcggaatagcaaagggcagaaaacgcgagtgggagttgtgtacagaccaccaaacagtagtagtgaggttggggacagcatcaaacaagaaattagggatgcgtgcaaaaaggtacagcagttatcatgggcgactttaatctacatatagattgggcaaactaaactggtagcaatacggtggagaagaatttcctgtagtgtattagggatggttttccaaaccaatatgtcgaggaaccaactagagggctggccatcctagactgggtgatgtgtaatgataaaggactaattagcaatcttgttgtgcgaggccccatgggaaagagtgaccataatatggtagaattctttattaagatgagagggacacagttaattcagagactaaggtcctgaacttaaggaaaggtaacttcgacggtatgagacgtgaattggctagaatagactggtgaattatacttaaggggttgacggtggataggcaatggcaaacatttaaagatcacatggatgaacttcaacaattgtacatccctgtctggagtaaaaataaaatggggaaggtggctcaaccgtggctaacaagggaaagtaagtatagtgttaaatccaaggaagagacatatgaattggccagaaaaagcagaaaacctgaggactgggagaattttataattcagcagaggaggacaaagggtttaattagaagggggaaaatagttgagaggaagattgctgcgaacataaaatctgactgcaaaagcttctatagatatgtgaagagaaaaagattagtgaaaacaaatgtaggtcccttgcagtcagaatcaggtggaacgaagaaatggcagaccaattgaacaaatactttggttctgtcttcactaaagaagacacaaataaccttccaggaatactcggggaccgaaggtctggtgagaaggaggaactgaaggaaatccatattagtctggaaattgtgttagggaaattgttgggattgaaggccgataaatctccagggcctgatagtctgcatcccagagtacttaaggaagtggctctagaaatagtggatgcattggtgatcattttccaacagtctatcgactctggatcagttcctatggactggagggtagctaatgtaacaccactttttttaaaaaggagggagaatgaaaacggggaattatagactggtttgtctgacatcagtagtggggaaactgttggaatcaattattaaagatgaaatagcagcgcatttggaaagcagtgacaggatgggtccaagtcagcatggatttatgaaagggaaatcatgcttgacatatcttctagaattctttgaggatgtaactagtagactggacaatggagaaccagtggatgtggtgtatttggactttcaaaaggcttttgacaaggtcccacacaagagattggtgtgcaaaattaaagcacatggtgttggggtaatgtattgacgtggatagagaactggttggcagacaggaagtagagtcgggataaacaggtccttttcagaatggcaggcagtgattagtggggtaccgcaaggctcagtactgggaccccagctatttacagtatacatcaatgatttagatgaaggaattgagtgtaatatctccaagtttgcagatgacactaagctgggtggctgtgtgagatgtgaggaggatgctaagaggctgcagggtgatgtggacaggttaggcgagtgagcaaatgcagtataatgtggataaatgtgaggttatccactttggtggcaaaaacataaaggcaaaatattatctgaatggcggcagattaagaaaaggggaggtgcaacaagacctgggtgtcatggtacatcagtcattgaaagttggcatgcaggtacagcaggcggtgaagaaggcaaatacaatgttgaccttcatagttaggggatttgagtatatgagcagggaggtcttactgtagttgtacagggccttggtgagtgaggcctcacctggaatattgttttcagttttggtctcctaatctgaggaaggacgttcttgctattgagggagtacagcgaaggttcaccagactgattcctgggatggcaggactgacctatgaggagagactggatcgattgggcctgtattcactggagtttcgaagaatgagagtggatctcatagaaacatataaaattctgacgggactggacaggttagatgcaggaagaatgttcccgatgttggagaagttcagaacctgggatcacagtctaaggataaggagtaagccatttaggaccgagatgaggagaaacttcttcactcagagaattgtgaacctgtggaattctctaccacagagagttgttgaggccagttcgttagatatattcaagagggacttagatgtggcccttacggctaaagggatcaaggggtatggagagaaagcaggaaaggggtactgaggtgaatgatcagctatgatcttattgaatgatggtgcaggctcgaagggccaaatggcctactcctgcacctattttctatgtttccaatcagAGCTCTGTATGGCTGCACGGTTTTAGCCTCAGCTGGAGACTTGTGTACAGTTcttggcaccacactttcggaaggatgacaaggccttggagagggtacagaggagctttaccacgatgttaccagggatggcggacttcagttatgtggagagtagagaagctgggattgttccccttcgagcagagaagattaaggtgagacctaatagaggtattcaaagttAGGAGGGGttatgatagagcaagtagggagaaactgtttcctctggcaaaatggtcagtaaccaaagggcacagatttaaaataattgccacAAGAACTAGCGGGGAAATATTTTCACACAGAGGGATGTTAAGGTCTGGAATGCAccatctgaaaggatggtggaatcagGTTCTATAGGAACTTTCAAACAGCAATTGGGCATGTACTTGAAGGGGACAAGATTGTAGGGTTATGGGGATAAAGCTGGGGtaggggactaaattggacagctctttcaaaatggcagcacagacatgaagggccgaagctcctccttctgtgctgtaggattctatgatcaGTGTGAACACGCCGGTGTCTCTTAAGGCTCTTGGAGCTTTTAAAGCActgcccacagtcagaacatttaaagggtctctcgtcagtgtgaacaggCTGATGTGACAGGAGGGTGGATgactaagtgaatcccttcccatatacggagcaggtgaacagcctctcaccagtgtgaatgAGCTCGCGTCTCTTCAGCTCCCCGGAGCTTTTAAAgctttcccacagtcagaacatttaaagggtctctcatcagtgtgaacaagttggtgtcttCAGCATGTATGActcagtgaatcctttcccacattcggagcaggtgaacggcctctccccagtgtccttTCAATGAACTCGCTAGTGTCCCTTCAACTTCCTGggtcttttaaagctcttcccacagtcggaACATTTGAATGGcctcatcagtgtgaactcgctggtgtcccttcagctacctgggtgttttaaagctcttcccaaagtcagaacatttaaatggtttCTGAACAGTGTGAACAAGCTGCTGGTTCTTCTCCTGGACCTTCCCTTGGACCTGGCTAAAACAGCAATTTGTAGGTCCAGGATGGCCAGGGGACCAATGGTGGGTGGTTGCTCTGGCTGCCTGCCTATCTTCCGCGGTCTTGTCTGAGTGGCCCTGGAGAATGCAGTGTCCATTGGTACACTTCATATGTTCCACCTCAGCATACAGAGTGTGTCATAGACACTGGTAACAACATCCTGGTTTAGTTGGGAAGGTTCCCTTTGCTATTGTTGTGACTTTGTTGCTTATTTTTTCTGCTATTtgtttgattggaccacatgttttggggaacaaaagaggaaagaatgttccataaatattagaattgtctgttctaactttctatcctgtacttagtgatgacttttgtaaactccttttacagggtattagaaggggagaatttacagacgggaaacttaaaccaaacatcacatcaagatgtgacagtcactcgattcattgcaacctgaatatcatcggaccgtgaaagtggaaggagaaatgtttgttctgtTTGTGGAAAAAGATTTCAAAcattagtgtgactggaaaagcaccaagacacacacacccgagtgagagtgttccagtacactgactgtggaaagagctttaaccagttacacagcctgaaaaaacatcgcaccattcacagcggggagaaactgtatacgtgttctgtgtgtggacgaggcttcaactgatcgtccaacctggagagacacaaggacacccgcaccatggagaaaccgtgggaatgtggggactgtgggaagggattcactcagtcatccattttgctgaatcaccagcgagttcacactggggagaggccattcacgtgctccgtgtgtgggaagggattcactcagtcataccACCTGGTGAGACACCAGCagattcacactgatgagagaccgttCAGTTGCTCTCACTGTGGAATGAGATTCAGGCAGTCATCCACGCTCACggaacaccagcgaattcacaccggggagaggccgttcacctgctccgtgtgtgggaagggattcactttctCATCCCGCCtggtgagacaccagcgagttcacactggggagaggccgttcacctgctcagtgtgtgggaagggattcactgtgtcatcccacctCACAGTGCACAAGCGAATCCACATTGGGGagcggccattcacctgctccgtgtgtgggaagggattcactcagttatcccacctcacGTCTCACCAACTTattcacaccaataagagaccttttaaatgttctggctgtgagaagagctttaaaagcacaaggGATCTGCTGAATcatcaacgcactcacactggagagaggccgttcacctgctcagtgtgtggtgaACGATTCActcggttatccaacctgctgacacaccagcgagttcacactggggagaggctgttcacctgctcagagtgtgggaagggattcactcactcatccaacctgctgacacaccagcgatttcacactgatgagagaccttttaaatgttctgactgtgagaagagctttaaaagcacaaatGAGCTGATGaatcaccaacgcactcacactagggagagaccgttcacctgctccgtatgtgggaagagattcagtcgttcatccatcctgctgacacaccagcgagttcacactggggagagaccttttaaatgttctgactgtgagaagagttttaaaataaaaaatgatctgctgacacaccaacatactcacactggggagtggccgttcacttgctctgtgtgtgggaaaggattcactcagtcatcccaactgctgaggcacacacgagttcacactggggagagaccattcatctgccctgattgtgggaagggattcactacctcatccaacctgctgagacaccaacaagttcacactgggagaggctgttcacctgctgtgtgtgtgggaaaggattcaatcagTCATCTAACCTTCTGAcactccagtgagttcacactggggagaggccgctcTCCTGCCCCaacaatcacatccaggactgaaccatgttcattctgacagttggggtttgtttctgctgataaccccAATAACTGGGCTGGATTTTGTTTCAAACACAATGTGTCATGTCCTTGACATCTCCAaggtaagaggagactaattggtgTCCTGTTACAGACTGTTCCATTTTTGGATCTTTTCTCCTTTTTAACTCTAGATCATTTCAGTTCTCATATCTTTCATTtctctcatggacaagtcccagaTCTCCATACCTtttagagtgcctctcctagccttggtatccagggatggTATCGGTAACACGCCTGgggtcactaaacacaaaacccagtctgttaatcacttccagctactggacttagcgtgtgccccacagcatctctctcactttcGATGTGTGGATAGAGAATCATGCCTGCAAACCTAGTTTTCAAtttaaatccactcagcaaatgtactcaacaaaagtaaacacatcacggcccaataatcCAGCTCTATATTTGCAggtgaaagtctgttatctaactccttgaGTGGACAAAATAAATAACGATCCCAAATGGAAGAACCCCTTGAATTCTTTGTCAATAGTTTTCCAATCCTGACTGGTTTCTTccttactttttaaaaaattcctggtatgtgggcagcactggcaaggccatcatttattgcccatacctaactgtccttgagaaggtgatggtgagccactttcttgaacggtTGCAGTCCAGAAAAGCAGTATATAGCCGAGAcagggaggatttacagacgggaagcTTAAACCAAACATCCCATCAACATCTAACAGTCAATGTATTCATTGGAACCTGTATTTCATCAGCCATTGGATATTGAACCTGGAGAAACATGAGGACACCgccaccatggagaaaccatggaaatggGAGTGTGGGAATGAGTTCAGTTCCTCAtcccagctggaaactcatcgatacTGGGAGAGGCTGATTATCTGCTCCCTGTCTGGCAGGATTCAGTCGGTCATTAAATCCCATCTGAAAACTGAGTTCCCACAACATTCTAAAAGATGAATCTACAAGATGACAGGACAGAAAATTCTATTATATGACAGGGTCCACTTCAACCATCCAGGGCAGTGAGTCCCTGTAATATTGGATTTTAACCTGTGGGAAATATTCTGATGTGTTATTGTCAcggggcaaagcagcattgttactttaacatcaatttagtcaaactcaatgggcaatccgATCTCCAAATGGAAATGTCTCCTTAAAGCTGATAGTGTGGCCAGTTCTGCAGCTCATTTCTCTCTGTGAGTGAGTCAGAATAAGAAGCTTTAATAACAGCCGATGTTTTACAAAGAGAGActggaccaaaggacattggtggaatttaatgggctacaggaggctatttttaacagaaggaaagctggtcacagcacacAGACAGTTTAACAGACTCCATGGTCCACTCTaactcccaccttctctctcactatgaacatagctgcagtaattgctcctctgacctttcctctcttgttcctcctacACCCCTAAAACATGGCCCtacacaatctccctccctccacatcctcactgtgctggaatccacaccagtctccaaatctgctccttgttctctccctggatcctgaaactactgaACTCGGTCTGTCCCTCCTGAAGTTTACAGACTCTAAACCTGAAGCTTGGTGTCCCTCACTCCCTAGTACTTgacttacctccccttctctcctttttcccccttggtcgtgttccacactctgggccttgggccttccctggggattctcagtatgaacagggggaatgtgtgttgagacaggatgtcccagctctccacctttaaagggacaaggacaggacccactgggctgaatggccctgctttatgacatcactgtagtgcccagcaaccaacctccctgagccctgcgcaTTATGGACTGGTTTTAGCTCAGTGCTGTGACAGGAAGGGAAACAGCAGGATTCaacccgtgtggagcccaggattaatggggagaggtacaggatcaatttataccttattgagtaagAAATGTCATTGTCCCGAACACTCTctgtccctcagtatctctgtTGTGGAGCAGCTGTTGGGTTTATGTTACCCTCTTTCGGTGAATTTTTGTGCTCATCGAGGTGATGGATCTcagtaaagttccctcgacactgccctgggagtatttgatgggacattgtagagggagctttactctgtatctaacacatgttgtacctgccctgggagtgtttgatgggacagtgtagagggcgctttaatctggatcgaaccccgtgctgtacctgcattgggagtgtttgatgggacaatgtagagggagctttactctacgtCTAATCCGTGCTGAACctgaaataataacttttatttatatagcgcctttaacgtagtaaaacatcccaaggtgcttcacaacaattttacagcatgttggatattgaccattgagggaaagagagaaaaagcatgagaaggaagTATAAAAAGAGGTAAATGGCTCGGGTCCAAAGCGCCACAGACATGTTCACCAGTTACTGTTATATGTCCCTCAttttcggaggagagagagagagacagagagggtggagGGGCGGTGAACTCATAATTTCTATTTTCACGTTAATCAAACATATTTCTGCGTGCGAACAATGTAATAACTTAACAGCATATATGGGTTAAGC
Coding sequences:
- the LOC139274072 gene encoding zinc finger protein ZFP2-like, with amino-acid sequence MDGYSMKPTPMYLSNNMQVKPIHACQKLTGKHMPEADGMIHTEEKSFTCSVCGERFARSSHLLTHQRIHTGERPFTCSVCGKRFTRSFHLLRHQRVHKSHQQPRCLMVIDNESLSMCTRHRVRHNAPSRSPSVITALAQRTPPAPPHSVLRQFAWMLWTRPEEGLARDLGPKRLWQLVKGSPPAAEILGAAWSSAVVRCELGGSTPDADGVRKESLGRPQLAGEHGLGSRKRVHTGERPFTCSVCGKGFTQSYHLVRHQQIHTDERPFSCSHCGMRFRQSSTLTEHQRIHTGERPFTCSVCGKGFTFSSRLVRHQRVHTGERPFTCSVCGKGFTVSSHLTVHKRIHIGERPFTCSVCGKGFTQLSHLTSHQLIHTNKRPFKCSGCEKSFKSTRDLLNHQRTHTGERPFTCSVCGERFTRLSNLLTHQRVHTGERLFTCSDHWILNLEKHEDTATMEKPWKWECGNEFSSSSQLETHRYWERLIICSLSGRIQSVIKSHLKTEFPQHSKR